From Erwinia sp. HDF1-3R, one genomic window encodes:
- a CDS encoding AI-2E family transporter, whose product MSELQQEKIGQNMLLKMAMLVVILAGIKAASEILVPFLLALFLAIVLNPLVTILMRRGVRRGLAITLVTLAMLVIIALLVAMIAGSINDFSDIYPQIRSQMAQKLAILQHFAAPFHINLSTDRIIERLDPSSMMNLAGTLLSQFSGAMTGTVLLFMTVVFMLFEVHHLPYKLRFALVNPKIRIAGLHKALKGVTHYLALKTLLSLITGIAVWLVLLLLGIKFALLWGVVAFVLNFIPNIGPVIAGIPPLLQALLLNTPFDAALVAALFTVIHMVLGNMLEPRIMGKGLGLSSLVVFLSLIFWGWLLGPIGMLLSVPLTCVCKILMETTPGGSKLAILLGNGRPRTVRLK is encoded by the coding sequence ATGAGCGAGCTGCAGCAGGAGAAGATAGGGCAGAATATGCTGCTGAAAATGGCCATGCTGGTCGTCATTCTGGCCGGGATCAAAGCGGCCTCAGAAATTTTGGTACCCTTTCTGCTGGCACTGTTTCTGGCGATAGTGCTGAATCCGCTGGTGACGATACTGATGCGGCGCGGGGTCCGACGCGGCCTGGCGATTACGCTGGTGACGCTGGCCATGCTGGTTATTATTGCACTGCTGGTGGCAATGATTGCCGGTTCAATCAATGATTTCAGCGATATTTACCCGCAGATCCGCAGTCAGATGGCGCAAAAACTCGCTATCCTGCAGCATTTTGCCGCACCCTTTCATATTAATCTCTCTACCGACCGCATTATTGAACGTCTCGATCCCAGCTCGATGATGAATCTGGCCGGTACCCTGCTAAGTCAATTTTCCGGTGCAATGACCGGGACCGTGCTGCTGTTTATGACGGTCGTTTTTATGCTGTTTGAAGTTCATCATCTGCCCTATAAGCTGCGTTTCGCCCTGGTTAACCCGAAAATTCGCATTGCCGGCCTGCATAAGGCACTGAAAGGCGTGACGCACTATCTGGCGCTGAAAACGTTACTTAGCCTGATAACGGGTATTGCGGTCTGGCTGGTGCTGCTGCTGCTGGGCATCAAGTTTGCGCTGCTGTGGGGCGTGGTGGCTTTTGTGCTCAACTTTATTCCTAATATCGGTCCGGTGATTGCCGGTATCCCCCCTCTGCTTCAGGCTTTATTGCTTAACACGCCTTTTGACGCCGCACTGGTCGCCGCACTGTTTACCGTTATTCATATGGTGCTGGGCAATATGCTGGAACCGCGGATTATGGGGAAAGGCCTGGGACTCTCCAGCCTGGTGGTGTTCCTGTCGCTGATATTTTGGGGCTGGCTGCTGGGGCCGATCGGTATGCTGCTGTCGGTTCCGCTGACCTGCGTCTGTAAAATCCTGATGGAAACGACGCCAGGCGGCAGCAAGCTGGCGATTTTACTTGGCAACGGCAGGCCTCGTACCGTCCGCCTGAAGTAA
- the uxuA gene encoding mannonate dehydratase, translated as MEHTWRWYGPNDPVSLDDARQAGATGIVTALHHIPNGDVWPVEEIKARQALLAEKNLVWSVVESIPVHESIKTHRGDYPRFIANYQQSLRNLGNCGIDTVCYNFMPVLDWTRTDLAWPLPCGAKALRFDDTAFAAFELHILKRPGAVQDYDPQEREQAARYFAAMTPDDVETLTRNIIAGLPGAEEGYTLVQFQAQLAQYEGIDKAKLREHMAEFLRAIVPVAEASGIRLAVHPDDPPRSLLGLPRIVSTQEDLQWLKEAVDSRHNGFTFCTGSLGVRADNDLINMAATFADRIHFAHLRSTQREDNPKSFHEAAHLGGDVDMVGVVKAILAEEQRRRREGDSRPIPMRPDHGHQMLDDLHKKTNPGYSAIGRLKGLAEVRGVEVALQQLFYSDS; from the coding sequence ATGGAACATACGTGGCGCTGGTATGGCCCGAACGACCCCGTTTCGCTGGATGATGCACGGCAGGCTGGCGCCACCGGCATTGTGACGGCCTTGCACCATATTCCCAACGGCGATGTCTGGCCCGTAGAGGAGATCAAAGCCCGCCAGGCGCTGCTGGCAGAGAAAAACCTGGTGTGGTCAGTGGTGGAAAGCATCCCTGTTCATGAGTCGATCAAAACGCATCGCGGCGATTACCCGCGTTTTATCGCTAACTATCAGCAATCTCTGCGAAATCTGGGCAACTGTGGGATAGATACCGTCTGCTACAACTTTATGCCGGTGCTGGACTGGACGCGGACCGACCTCGCCTGGCCACTGCCGTGCGGGGCCAAAGCGCTGCGCTTCGATGATACGGCCTTTGCCGCATTTGAGTTGCACATACTCAAACGCCCCGGTGCCGTGCAGGATTACGATCCGCAGGAACGGGAGCAGGCTGCTCGCTACTTCGCCGCGATGACCCCTGACGATGTGGAAACGCTAACCCGCAATATCATTGCCGGTCTGCCGGGTGCGGAAGAGGGCTATACGCTGGTGCAGTTTCAGGCGCAGCTTGCGCAGTATGAGGGGATCGATAAAGCCAAACTGCGTGAGCACATGGCAGAATTTCTGCGGGCGATTGTGCCGGTCGCGGAAGCTTCAGGCATCAGGCTGGCGGTGCATCCGGACGATCCACCGCGATCGCTGCTCGGCCTGCCGCGCATCGTTTCTACCCAGGAAGATCTCCAGTGGCTAAAGGAGGCGGTAGACAGCCGTCATAACGGCTTCACCTTCTGTACCGGATCGCTTGGGGTTCGGGCTGATAACGATCTGATCAACATGGCCGCGACCTTTGCCGATCGGATCCATTTCGCGCATTTACGTTCCACGCAGCGCGAAGACAACCCGAAAAGCTTTCATGAGGCCGCACACCTCGGTGGCGACGTGGACATGGTGGGCGTGGTTAAGGCTATTCTGGCCGAGGAGCAGCGCCGTCGTCGGGAGGGTGATAGCCGCCCTATTCCCATGCGGCCCGACCACGGGCATCAAATGCTGGACGACCTGCATAAAAAAACCAACCCCGGCTATTCTGCCATTGGTCGGCTTAAAGGACTGGCAGAGGTTCGCGGCGTTGAGGTTGCGCTTCAACAACTCTTTTACAGCGATAGCTAA
- a CDS encoding ABC transporter substrate-binding protein: protein MYKSLLTALLLCVSVTASAAEDLSGVTLVLGDQARNLRSLVEASGAMKGASYHYRWANFQGAAPLFEAQRAGAVDTSYAGDLPVLMAAAGGVDLKIIATNEGDAGSNGLIVPADSPVHSVRDLAGKTVVVSSARGSISQHLLYGALQEAGIKREAVPVRFVLPVDASAAFNSGQIAAWATFDPYLGIAEQHGARLLRDSKGLTTALSFVTATDSSLKDPLKRLAIADFARRLAKARAWGIAHPDDYNQVYAALTRLSPQASAPITARISHGIRPVSAEDIKKVQGVSDLFSSLAILPQKVDVQAITDTSVFEARPQ, encoded by the coding sequence ATGTATAAATCGCTATTGACGGCTTTACTGCTCTGCGTTTCCGTTACTGCCAGCGCGGCAGAGGATCTCTCCGGCGTCACGCTGGTGCTGGGCGATCAGGCCCGCAATTTGCGTTCGCTGGTGGAGGCATCCGGCGCGATGAAAGGTGCGTCTTATCACTATCGCTGGGCCAATTTTCAGGGCGCCGCACCGCTCTTTGAAGCGCAGCGGGCGGGGGCGGTTGATACCTCTTACGCCGGAGACCTGCCGGTACTGATGGCTGCCGCTGGCGGGGTAGATCTTAAAATCATCGCAACCAACGAGGGAGATGCGGGATCTAACGGGCTGATTGTCCCGGCCGATTCTCCGGTCCACAGCGTGAGGGATCTGGCAGGGAAAACCGTTGTCGTTTCCTCGGCGCGCGGCAGCATTTCGCAGCATCTGCTCTATGGCGCGTTGCAGGAGGCGGGCATCAAAAGAGAGGCGGTCCCGGTTCGCTTTGTCCTGCCCGTTGACGCCAGCGCGGCGTTTAACTCCGGTCAGATTGCGGCCTGGGCCACCTTCGATCCCTATCTGGGCATCGCCGAACAGCACGGCGCACGCCTGCTTCGCGACAGTAAAGGGCTGACGACCGCACTGTCATTTGTGACCGCCACCGACAGCTCACTAAAAGATCCCCTTAAGCGGCTGGCTATTGCCGACTTTGCCCGCCGACTGGCGAAGGCGCGGGCCTGGGGAATTGCGCATCCCGACGACTATAATCAGGTTTATGCTGCGCTTACCCGTCTTTCACCGCAGGCGTCGGCACCCATCACGGCGCGGATTTCTCACGGCATCAGGCCGGTCTCCGCAGAGGATATTAAGAAAGTACAGGGCGTCTCCGATCTGTTCTCTTCGCTGGCGATCCTGCCGCAGAAGGTGGACGTACAGGCGATCACCGATACCAGCGTCTTTGAGGCCCGGCCACAGTGA
- a CDS encoding class II aldolase/adducin family protein, which produces MAEVTELNAATGLRARISDAEWRARVKLAQCYRLAAKLRWTDHIYTHFSLRVPGELPHFLINAYGQTFDEITPETLVKIDIDGEIIDDPTGLGINPAGYVIHSAIHRARPETHAVLHTHTAAGIGVAAQQQGLLMISQHSTRFHRRLAYHDYEGIALDLDEQQRIVADLGDLNALILRNHGLLTCGRDLEEAFYNLYYLERACVAQIAAQSGGAALSIIPDAVAEKAALAFDNGIRNKKYLLHWDAYVRQLQRNAL; this is translated from the coding sequence ATGGCAGAGGTTACCGAACTGAATGCGGCAACGGGTCTGCGAGCCCGTATTTCCGATGCGGAGTGGCGAGCACGCGTTAAACTGGCGCAGTGCTATCGCCTGGCGGCAAAATTGCGCTGGACGGATCATATTTATACTCACTTCTCCCTGCGCGTACCGGGTGAACTCCCGCATTTCCTGATCAACGCTTACGGCCAGACCTTTGATGAGATTACGCCTGAAACGCTGGTCAAAATTGATATTGATGGCGAAATTATCGACGATCCTACCGGGTTGGGGATCAATCCTGCGGGTTATGTGATCCACAGTGCGATTCATCGCGCCCGCCCGGAAACCCACGCCGTCCTGCACACCCATACTGCGGCGGGCATAGGCGTAGCGGCTCAGCAGCAGGGGCTGTTGATGATCTCCCAGCACAGCACGCGCTTTCACCGCCGTCTTGCCTATCACGATTATGAAGGGATTGCGTTGGATCTCGATGAGCAGCAGCGCATCGTGGCCGATTTGGGCGATCTCAACGCGCTGATCCTGCGTAATCACGGTCTGCTGACCTGTGGCCGGGATTTGGAGGAAGCGTTTTACAATCTCTACTATCTGGAGCGGGCGTGCGTTGCGCAAATAGCCGCACAGTCCGGCGGGGCTGCGCTGAGTATTATCCCGGATGCGGTAGCGGAAAAGGCCGCGCTGGCGTTTGATAATGGCATCAGAAACAAAAAGTATCTCCTGCACTGGGATGCTTACGTCCGTCAGCTACAGCGAAACGCACTCTGA
- a CDS encoding EAL domain-containing protein translates to MDSLLLKGRERKGLYLTLAGLLPLLLCLVFTGIEATQIIQRQQAVTAEMLLNQSEAISDHAWKMIAQLQQFSGKPCEEINDRLQRFSAIYPYFRSVGTIQHDTITCSSAFGSKQGNITILLQRPPPENRRTSWVLSLAGTYSVRDRPAVIFVRDGPEGSSSFALVDGQYLHDFMNAVGKSHGYRIAIQFGGGFRITRGNIPSAGEGFIHANTYTATSKRYPIVVSVTSPPADTAYTWRQGLYTFLPMALILSLLLMTVTSNWLKRRLSYGDLIRRAIARDEFSVNYQPLFNLETNRYGGAEALMRWQLPDGRWAKPDRFISAAESEGMIVPLTRHLLTLIIRDVQQWHVPPGFHLGINVAAEHLQHPDFVQDIRGFAAQLAAQKLNITLELTERSLISDGDDVVKKLHQLRAEGIHIAIDDFGTGHCALSYLQTFPLDYLKVDRGFVNAIEFAGGEAPILDAIINLSQKLGLKIVAEGVETPVQLDYLKARGVIHIQGYLFAHPMTSSALMAWLQSTNPAPPYPL, encoded by the coding sequence ATGGACTCTCTTTTATTAAAGGGACGTGAACGTAAGGGACTTTACCTGACACTGGCGGGCCTGCTGCCTTTGCTGCTCTGTCTTGTTTTTACCGGTATCGAAGCCACGCAGATTATCCAGCGCCAGCAGGCCGTCACCGCCGAAATGCTGTTAAACCAGTCCGAGGCCATCAGCGATCATGCCTGGAAGATGATTGCCCAGCTACAGCAGTTCTCCGGAAAACCCTGTGAAGAGATTAACGATCGGCTCCAGCGCTTTTCGGCTATCTACCCCTATTTCCGCTCCGTAGGCACTATCCAGCACGATACCATCACCTGCTCCTCCGCATTCGGCAGCAAGCAGGGCAATATTACAATCCTGCTTCAGCGTCCGCCGCCTGAAAACCGGAGGACTTCCTGGGTCCTCTCTCTGGCGGGCACCTATAGCGTCAGGGATCGTCCGGCAGTGATCTTTGTCCGCGACGGGCCGGAGGGCTCCAGCAGCTTTGCCCTGGTCGATGGCCAGTACCTTCACGATTTTATGAACGCAGTAGGTAAAAGCCATGGCTACCGTATCGCCATTCAGTTCGGCGGCGGATTTCGCATTACGCGCGGCAACATCCCCAGCGCGGGCGAGGGGTTTATTCACGCCAACACCTATACCGCGACCTCCAAACGTTACCCTATCGTCGTTAGTGTGACCTCGCCGCCTGCGGATACCGCCTATACCTGGCGACAGGGACTGTATACCTTCCTGCCGATGGCGCTCATCCTGTCGCTCCTGCTCATGACGGTGACCAGCAACTGGCTTAAACGGCGGCTCTCCTACGGCGACCTGATCCGCCGCGCCATTGCGCGTGACGAGTTCTCCGTTAATTACCAGCCGCTGTTTAATCTTGAAACCAACCGCTACGGCGGGGCGGAAGCATTGATGCGCTGGCAGCTGCCGGATGGCCGCTGGGCAAAGCCGGACCGCTTTATCAGCGCCGCAGAGTCAGAGGGGATGATTGTGCCGCTAACGCGGCATCTGCTGACGCTGATTATCAGAGATGTCCAGCAATGGCACGTACCGCCTGGATTCCACCTTGGGATCAACGTAGCGGCTGAACATCTTCAGCACCCCGATTTTGTGCAGGATATCCGTGGCTTTGCCGCGCAGCTTGCTGCCCAAAAGCTGAATATCACTTTGGAACTGACCGAGCGGAGCCTGATCTCCGATGGCGATGACGTGGTGAAGAAGCTGCACCAGCTGCGTGCGGAAGGCATTCATATCGCGATTGATGACTTCGGCACCGGGCACTGTGCGCTGAGCTATCTCCAGACCTTTCCGCTGGACTACCTCAAGGTGGATCGCGGCTTTGTTAACGCCATCGAGTTTGCCGGGGGTGAAGCGCCGATTCTGGATGCGATTATTAATCTTAGCCAGAAGCTGGGGCTTAAAATTGTCGCAGAAGGCGTCGAAACGCCGGTCCAGCTCGACTACCTTAAAGCACGCGGCGTTATCCATATTCAGGGCTATCTCTTTGCTCACCCTATGACCAGCAGTGCGCTGATGGCGTGGTTGCAGAGCACAAACCCAGCCCCGCCTTATCCGCTATAA
- the proP gene encoding glycine betaine/L-proline transporter ProP: MKLRRKRVKPMGLKDVTIIDDARLRKAITAASLGNAMEWFDFGVYGFVAFALGQVFFPGADPGVQMIAALATFSVPFLIRPLGGLFFGRLGDKYGRQKILSITIIIMSVSTFCIGLIPSHASIGIWAPILLLLCKMAQGFSVGGEYTGASIFVAEYSPDRKRGFMGSWLDFGSIVGFVLGAGLVVLISTVIGEARFLEWGWRVPFFVALPLGLVGLYLRSALEETPAFQQHVEKLEQGDREGLADGPKVSFKEIATKHWKSLLACIGLVLSTNVTYYMLLTYMPSYLTHNLHYSEDHGVLIIIAIMIGMLFIQPIMGLMSDKFGRRPFVIIGSIALLCLSIPCFMLINSNVMPLIFAGLLILAVVLNCFTGVMASSLPAMFPTHIRYSALASAFNISILVAGLTPTLAAWLVEATNNLYMPAYYLMIVAIVGLVTGIMMKETANMPLRGATPAASDMAEAKELLQEHHDNIETKIGDISEQIAELEEKRKHLINQHPNINE; the protein is encoded by the coding sequence ATGAAGCTACGTAGGAAGCGTGTTAAGCCAATGGGCTTAAAAGACGTAACGATCATTGATGATGCCAGGTTACGCAAGGCTATTACCGCCGCCTCGCTGGGTAACGCGATGGAGTGGTTCGACTTTGGGGTATACGGATTTGTCGCCTTTGCGCTGGGTCAGGTGTTCTTCCCCGGCGCCGATCCGGGCGTGCAGATGATTGCCGCACTGGCGACCTTCTCGGTACCTTTTCTTATCCGTCCACTGGGTGGGCTGTTTTTTGGCAGGCTGGGTGACAAATATGGCCGCCAGAAGATCCTTTCCATTACCATCATTATTATGTCGGTCAGTACCTTCTGTATTGGCCTGATCCCCTCCCATGCCTCCATCGGCATCTGGGCGCCTATTCTGCTGCTGCTGTGTAAAATGGCTCAGGGCTTTTCCGTCGGGGGCGAATACACCGGTGCATCCATTTTCGTTGCCGAATACTCCCCGGACCGCAAGCGCGGCTTTATGGGCAGCTGGCTGGACTTCGGCTCAATTGTAGGATTTGTGCTGGGTGCCGGCCTCGTCGTGCTGATATCAACGGTTATTGGCGAAGCAAGGTTTCTGGAGTGGGGCTGGCGCGTGCCGTTCTTCGTCGCCCTGCCGCTGGGTCTTGTCGGGCTTTACCTGCGTAGCGCGCTGGAAGAAACACCGGCCTTCCAGCAGCACGTTGAAAAGCTTGAGCAGGGCGATCGTGAAGGGCTGGCTGACGGTCCTAAAGTTTCGTTTAAAGAGATTGCGACCAAACACTGGAAAAGCCTGCTGGCCTGTATCGGTCTGGTGCTTTCGACCAACGTCACCTATTACATGCTGCTGACGTACATGCCAAGCTACCTCACCCACAATCTTCACTACTCTGAAGATCACGGGGTGCTGATCATCATTGCCATTATGATTGGTATGCTGTTTATTCAACCGATTATGGGCCTGATGAGCGATAAATTTGGTCGTCGTCCCTTCGTGATCATCGGTAGTATCGCCCTGCTGTGTCTGTCCATTCCCTGCTTTATGCTGATTAACAGCAATGTGATGCCGCTGATTTTTGCCGGTCTGCTGATTCTGGCGGTGGTGCTTAACTGCTTTACCGGGGTGATGGCCTCGTCGCTGCCCGCGATGTTCCCTACCCACATCCGTTACAGCGCCTTAGCCAGTGCCTTTAACATCTCTATTCTGGTGGCGGGTCTGACGCCAACGCTGGCCGCCTGGCTGGTTGAAGCGACCAACAACCTCTATATGCCTGCCTATTATCTGATGATTGTTGCCATCGTGGGCCTGGTAACCGGTATCATGATGAAAGAGACGGCCAATATGCCACTGCGCGGTGCCACGCCAGCGGCCTCAGATATGGCCGAGGCAAAAGAGCTGTTGCAGGAGCATCACGATAACATCGAGACTAAAATCGGTGATATCAGCGAGCAGATTGCCGAGCTGGAAGAGAAGCGTAAGCACCTGATCAACCAGCATCCGAATATCAACGAGTAA
- a CDS encoding ABC transporter substrate-binding protein yields MRKRLFLLLMLISSLAQAKTITDILQRSVVIPDDPQRIIVGESRMIYTLALVEEGNPAKRVVGWPGDLKKLDSQNWARYTAAFPEINAIPVIGQANYGQISVEKAIALKPDLVILPVYAKKGSNHDDVQAQLTRAGIPVIYIDTRVDQLANTVPSLKILGQALNDSAKAGRFIAFYQQHMQQIRQRLDQAEPERPGVMLQLHIGRRETCCTTVSHGNLADLITYAGGNNIAAGRFASVFGQLSPEAIVTANPTLWLATGMAGPGQKNQLQLGPDVSAGQARASFRQVLSRDPVVSQLSAVRSGRTLAVWHNFYMSPWHLLDVEIFAKFFHPQLFSDLDPQRTLDEMNRDFLTVPQTGTYWTTAQ; encoded by the coding sequence ATGAGAAAACGTTTATTTCTGCTGCTGATGCTGATCAGCAGCCTGGCCCAGGCCAAAACCATTACCGATATTTTGCAGCGCAGCGTGGTCATCCCTGACGATCCCCAGCGAATTATTGTGGGGGAAAGTCGGATGATTTATACCCTGGCGCTGGTTGAGGAGGGCAATCCGGCGAAGCGGGTGGTGGGCTGGCCCGGAGACCTGAAAAAGCTGGACAGCCAGAACTGGGCGCGGTACACCGCTGCCTTTCCGGAGATTAACGCCATCCCGGTGATTGGTCAGGCGAATTACGGTCAGATCAGCGTGGAAAAGGCGATCGCCCTGAAGCCAGATCTGGTCATTCTGCCGGTATACGCCAAAAAAGGGAGCAATCACGACGACGTTCAGGCTCAGCTGACCCGTGCGGGTATCCCGGTTATTTATATTGATACGCGCGTTGACCAGCTCGCCAATACCGTCCCCAGCCTGAAGATCCTCGGCCAGGCCCTTAATGACAGCGCAAAGGCCGGGCGCTTTATTGCTTTTTACCAGCAGCATATGCAGCAGATCAGGCAGAGGTTGGATCAGGCGGAGCCAGAACGGCCCGGCGTTATGTTACAGCTGCATATCGGACGGCGGGAAACCTGCTGTACCACGGTCAGCCACGGCAATCTGGCCGATCTCATCACCTATGCCGGGGGAAATAACATTGCGGCAGGGCGGTTTGCCAGCGTCTTCGGGCAGCTCAGCCCGGAGGCGATCGTTACGGCCAATCCGACGCTCTGGCTGGCCACCGGCATGGCGGGGCCGGGACAGAAGAATCAGCTGCAGCTTGGCCCTGACGTTAGCGCCGGGCAGGCAAGGGCAAGTTTTCGTCAGGTGCTGAGCCGCGATCCCGTCGTCTCCCAGCTGTCGGCGGTGCGCAGTGGCAGGACGCTGGCGGTGTGGCACAATTTCTATATGAGTCCCTGGCATCTGCTGGATGTAGAGATCTTCGCGAAATTCTTCCATCCCCAGCTGTTTAGCGATCTGGATCCGCAGCGAACCCTGGATGAAATGAACCGTGACTTTCTGACGGTGCCGCAGACCGGAACCTACTGGACGACCGCGCAGTAA
- a CDS encoding TonB-dependent siderophore receptor, protein MIVLTALPCSGVAVAEENKDPTLTVTADAASQTGSYAEDSATTATRTAAPRSETPQSVSVVTPQVIRDYQVKSVNDAVKFVSGVTQGNTLGGTEDGFVKRGFGANSDGSIFLDGVRSNQGLSMDATIDRVEVLKGSASLLYGILNPGGVINLVSKKPQYEWNTHVSGETSSFGGGTGGVDVTGPLGNGFAFRLIAERQREDYWRNFGVNEHTLVAPSLSWFGEKASFNISYVEYKYDVPYDRGTAFINKKPVNVPYNQRLDDSANHAWGKNKRLNVNYAWALDDTWDTHLNYAWMQRRYDSNEVRATAINTTTGIVSRRADANRGFNHQTTYLSWDIGGSPTLWNRQHDLMLGVDYEQNETYKARSYRGKVSKTFNMYDPVYGEEPVLNSSTYADSVSNIRTNLYSRSLFAKDSIHLTDKWIAVLGGRLQRYTQTASHGVDNPVTTLNDRGDAFLPQMGLVYKVLPDVSLYGSYSRSFTPSTQTDDNGNVASTEKGTTWEVGAKWQAMPALSATLALYRIDEKDMSVFINGVTRDIPKARSTGAELEVNGELAEDWNLIATYSYDKTEIVEDGVNPENVGNRLVNAPRNMGSLYLSHAMRFSWLPGELRVGGGGRYVGSRAGDPENSFTMPDYTVADAFIAWDSRLVGKHTQLKLNINNLLNKHYYESSAGNLRVIEGEPRVVYVQASVDF, encoded by the coding sequence ATGATCGTGCTGACTGCGCTGCCCTGCAGCGGAGTCGCGGTCGCGGAAGAAAACAAAGATCCTACGCTAACCGTTACCGCCGATGCCGCCAGCCAGACCGGCAGCTACGCGGAAGATAGCGCCACCACTGCCACCCGCACGGCTGCACCACGCAGTGAAACGCCGCAGTCCGTTAGCGTGGTCACCCCGCAGGTCATCAGGGACTATCAGGTCAAAAGCGTCAACGACGCGGTTAAGTTTGTCAGCGGCGTCACTCAGGGGAACACCCTTGGCGGCACCGAGGATGGCTTCGTTAAGCGCGGCTTCGGCGCGAACTCCGACGGCTCCATTTTTCTTGACGGCGTACGCAGTAATCAGGGGCTGTCGATGGACGCCACCATCGATCGCGTCGAAGTGTTAAAAGGGTCGGCTTCGCTGCTCTACGGTATTCTTAATCCGGGCGGGGTAATCAACCTGGTCAGTAAAAAACCGCAGTATGAGTGGAACACGCACGTCAGCGGGGAAACCAGCAGCTTTGGCGGGGGGACCGGCGGGGTGGACGTTACCGGCCCGCTGGGAAACGGCTTTGCCTTTCGGCTGATCGCCGAGCGCCAGCGCGAAGATTACTGGCGCAACTTCGGCGTTAATGAACATACGCTAGTCGCGCCCTCACTCAGCTGGTTCGGCGAAAAAGCGTCGTTCAATATCAGCTATGTTGAATATAAATATGACGTGCCCTACGATCGCGGCACCGCGTTTATCAACAAGAAACCGGTCAACGTACCCTATAACCAGCGGCTGGATGACAGCGCCAACCACGCGTGGGGGAAAAATAAGCGGCTGAACGTCAACTACGCCTGGGCACTGGATGATACCTGGGACACCCACCTCAACTATGCCTGGATGCAGCGCCGCTATGACAGTAACGAGGTCAGAGCGACGGCGATTAACACCACCACCGGCATTGTTTCCCGTCGCGCCGACGCCAACCGCGGCTTTAACCACCAGACCACTTATCTGTCCTGGGATATCGGCGGCAGCCCCACCCTGTGGAACAGGCAGCACGATCTGATGCTGGGGGTGGACTATGAGCAGAACGAAACCTACAAAGCCCGCTCGTACCGGGGCAAAGTTTCTAAAACCTTCAATATGTACGATCCGGTCTATGGTGAGGAGCCGGTGCTGAACAGCAGCACCTATGCGGATTCCGTCAGCAACATTCGCACCAACCTCTACAGCCGCTCCCTTTTTGCGAAGGACAGCATTCACCTCACTGATAAGTGGATTGCGGTGCTGGGCGGACGCCTCCAGCGCTACACCCAGACGGCCAGCCATGGCGTTGACAACCCGGTCACCACCCTTAACGATCGCGGCGATGCCTTCTTACCGCAGATGGGGCTGGTCTATAAAGTGCTGCCTGACGTTTCGCTTTACGGCAGCTACAGCCGCTCTTTTACCCCCTCGACCCAGACGGACGATAACGGCAATGTCGCCTCGACCGAGAAAGGTACGACGTGGGAAGTCGGCGCGAAGTGGCAGGCCATGCCTGCGCTGTCTGCCACGCTGGCGCTGTACCGGATTGATGAAAAGGATATGTCGGTGTTTATCAACGGCGTGACGCGTGACATTCCTAAAGCGCGCTCAACCGGGGCAGAGCTTGAGGTCAACGGCGAGCTGGCAGAGGACTGGAACCTGATTGCCACCTACAGCTACGACAAAACCGAGATTGTTGAGGACGGCGTTAATCCTGAAAACGTCGGTAACCGCCTGGTCAACGCGCCGCGCAATATGGGCAGCCTTTATCTCAGCCACGCCATGCGCTTCTCCTGGCTACCGGGGGAACTTCGCGTGGGCGGCGGTGGCCGCTACGTCGGCAGCCGGGCGGGCGATCCTGAGAACAGCTTTACTATGCCGGACTATACCGTGGCCGATGCGTTTATCGCCTGGGACAGCAGGCTGGTGGGTAAACATACCCAGCTCAAGCTGAATATCAACAACCTGTTAAACAAACACTACTACGAGTCCAGCGCGGGTAACCTGCGGGTGATCGAGGGCGAGCCGAGAGTGGTATATGTGCAGGCATCGGTAGATTTCTGA